A genomic stretch from Oreochromis niloticus isolate F11D_XX linkage group LG11, O_niloticus_UMD_NMBU, whole genome shotgun sequence includes:
- the nr1d2a gene encoding nuclear receptor subfamily 1 group D member 2a has translation MPEDIGTAKPGGVIAYISSRSAPSPESCMSSSSSSGYLSTSPTPSRPSLPSRAVGMVVDIAPPGKNGSPRGHGGEKAGRSSASAKSSITKINGMVLLCKVCGDVASGFHYGVHACEGCKGFFRRSIQQNIQYKKCLKMENCTIMRINRNRCQQCRFKKCLAVGMSRDAVRFGRIPKREKQRMLLEMQNAMNNMMSNNSQLHSMLQGHQSPPLPMEAMTSDSNSFPSSSSSSSASDSPSCSNPSSPQCPQDSESVVSMDTTSSSSCSSDSGEDEALVTLNRQHQDALAFTQQRSPTQGQTSPATVSVETGCESRMEKQQDRWNCWNNSVAVRDYQNCPYSSGQQVTNPAYRGEREGYQQQFNSTPSCEQSEDSQRQQTELHTQSASNGYNGPTSCVNNRAHLLCPMNTSPYVDPSKPSQEVWEEFSMSFTPAVREVVEFAKGIPGFRDLPEHDQVGLLKAGTFEVLMVRFASLFNIAEQTVTFLSGKCYSLDTLRSLGAGELLNSMCEFSEKLAALRLSADEMSLFTAVVLVSADRSGIQDLKSVEALQDKLIRALRNLVMQNHGDESATTFTKLLLKLPELRSLNNMHSEELLSFKVHP, from the exons ATGCCTGAGGACATTGGGACAGCCAAGCCTG gAGGTGTCATTGCCTATATTTCCTCCAGGTCCGCCCCCAGCCCAGAGTCCTGTATGAGCAGCAGCTCAAGCAGCGGCTACCTGTCGACGTCACCAACTCCTTCCCGGCCCTCGCTGCCCAGCAGGGCCGTAGGCATGGTAGTGGATATTGCTCCACCGGGCAAGAACGGCAGCCCGCGTGGCCATGGCGGCGAAAAGGCCGGCCGTTCTTCTGCGTCTGCAAAGAGCAGCATCACAA aaatcAACGGCATGGTGCTGCTGTGCAAAGTGTGCGGGGATGTGGCGTCAGGCTTCCACTACGGCGTCCATGCTTGCGAAGGATGCAAG GGCTTCTTCAGGAGGAGCATCCAGCAGAACATCCAATATAAGAAGTGTCTAAAGATGGAGAACTGCACCATCATGAGGATAAACCGCAACCGCTGTCAGCAGTGTCGCTTTAAGAAGTGCCTGGCTGTTGGCATGTCTAGAGATG CTGTTAGATTTGGCCGGAtcccaaaaagagaaaaacagaggatGCTGCTGGAGATGCAGAACGCCATGAACAACATGATGAGCAACAACAGCCAGTTACACAGCATGCTCCAAGGACACCAGAGCCCCCCACTGCCCATGGAGGCCATGACAAGTGACTCCAACTCCTttccatcctcttcctcctcttcctctgcttccGATTCGCCGTCGTGTTCCAACCCGTCCTCCCCGCAGTGCCCTCAGGACTCCGAGTCAGTGGTTTCTATGGACACCACCTCAAGCTCATCCTGCTCATCGGACAGCGGTGAGGACGAGGCACTTGTCACACTGAACAGGCAGCACCAAGATGCCTTAGCGTTCACCCAGCAGAGATCACCAACGCAAGGTCAGACCTCACCTGCCACGGTCTCCGTGGAGACGGGGTGTGAAAGCCGAATGGAGAAGCAGCAGGATAGGTGGAACTGCTGGAACAACAGCGTGGCGGTGAGAGATTACCAGAACTGTCCTTACAGTAGCGGCCAACAAGTCACCAACCCTGCCTACAGGGGGGAGAGGGAAGGTTACCAGCAGCAGTTCAACAGCACCCCTAGCTGTGAACAGTCAGAAGACAGCCAAAGACAACAGACAGAGCTCCACACACAATCTGCCTCAAATGGTTATAATGGACCAACCAGCTGTGTGAATAATAGGGCACACTTG CTGTGCCCGATGAACACCTCACCTTACGTGGACCCCAGCAAGCCCAGCCAGGAGGTCTGGGAGGAGTTCTCCATGAGCTTCACACCAGCCGTGCGAGAAGTGGTCGAGTTTGCCAAAGGGATTCCGGGCTTCCGCGACCTTCCCGAGCACGATCAAGTCGGCCTGCTGAAGGCTGGAACCTTTGAG GTGCTGATGGTTCGATTTGCCTCTTTGTTCAACATCGCCGAGCAGACGGTGACCTTCCTGAGTGGCAAATGCTACAGCCTTGACACACTACGCTCATTGGGTGCCGGCGAGCTCCTTAACTCTATGTGCGAGTTCAGCGAGAAGTTGGCGGCGCTGCGGCTCAGTGCGGATGAAATGAGCCTCTTCACCGCTGTGGTGCTTGTCTCAGCTG ACCGCTCAGGGATCCAGGACCTAAAATCAGTGGAGGCTCTGCAGGACAAACTTATCCGAGCACTGAGAAACCTGGTGATGCAGAACCACGGCGACGAGTCGGCCACCACATTCACCAAGCTGCTGCTCAAACTTCCTGAACTGCGCTCGCTCAACAATATGCACTCAGAGGAACTGCTCTCGTTCAAAGTGCACCCTTAA
- the LOC106097846 gene encoding lithostathine-like, whose amino-acid sequence MDVFLVLLLLSGFCVPTASFPNIYYFVNENMTWAEANGYCIKEYLGLAQITYPENNTALVNAPAGEYTGKAWIGLHIGGIGWAWLDGRPPTYYRWSPGQPLYTGPGYCMSTDYKGWYSVRCTETLGFICFDGSNYITYRTYVTWNDAKTSCENKNSALAQILDVETFDKV is encoded by the exons ATGGATGTGTTTCTAGTCCTTCTCCTGCTTTCAG GTTTCTGTGTCCCCACTGCTTCCTTTCCAAACATCTATTACTTTGTGAATGAGAATATGACTTGGGCTGAGGCCAATGGTTACTGCATCAAGGAGTACCTTGGACTTGCCCAAATTACTTATCCAGAGAACAACACTGCTCTGGTGAACGCTCCAGCCGGGGAATACACAGGCAAAGCCTGGATAGGACTTCATATAGGCGGTATAGGTTGGGCCTGGCTGGATGGACGACCACCCACATATTATAGATGGAGCCCTGGCCAGCCACTCTACACTGGCCCTGGATATTGTATGTCCACAGATTACAAAGGGTGGTATAGTGTGAGATGTACAGAAACGCTTGGCTTCATTTGTTTTGACG GCAGCAATTACATTACTTATAGGACATATGTGACTTGGAATGATGCCAAAACcagctgtgaaaacaaaaattcagCTCTGGCACAAATCCTTGATGTGGAAACATTTGATAAA GTATGA